CCGATAGTGGTTGTTACACTATTGTAGTTGGGTTAAGGTTTAGAAGGAACTATTGAATATATTATGCAAGAATATTTGTTGTCTTTTCAACAATTGCTAGATGCTGAATATCTATTAAGTCACGGTGGTTTTTACATCGTTTGTCTTATTGTTTTTGCGGAAACCGGTTTGTTTTTCGGTTTCTTTTTGCCTGGTGATTATTTACTTTTCTTAGCTGGACTCTTCTGTGCAGCGAATAAGATCGATGTTGATATAGTAACGCTTTATTTTGGTATTCTTTCCGCCGGTATTCTCGGGAATTTTGCGGGATATTGGTTTGGATATCGAACGGGGCCCATGCTCTTTAAGCGAAAGGATTCCCTACTTTTCAAACGAAAATACGTCATCATGGCGGAGGAGTTTTTTCAAAAATATGGCGGTACGGCGTTAATAATTGGTCGATTTGTCCCTATTATTCGTACATTTGCACCCATATTTGCTGGTGTAGTGCAACTTAACTTCCGCAAATTCGTATTCTACAATGTATTTGGTGCCTTTTTATGGGTGTCGTTATTGACATTGACAGGGTATTATTTGGGTATTAAGTTTCCAGAAATTATCAACTATGTAGAGTATATTATCGTGGCGTTGATTGTTATTGCATTCTTGCCTATCGTAATTGCTTTATTAAAACGTTGGTTGAAAAATAGAAAAACAAAGAAAGACGAAATAAACAAACAGTAATTTTTAATGAGTACACAACATCCTTGGCATCAAGTTTCTCCCGGAGAAGACTTGCCTAATTCCGTGAATGCTATTATCGAAATTCCTAAAGGTTCAAAAGCGAAATACGAAATCGACAAAGATAGTGGATTAATCAAGTTGGACCGCGTCCTATTTTCTTCCGTAATGTATCCTGCCAACTATGGCTT
The DNA window shown above is from Sphingobacterium hotanense and carries:
- a CDS encoding DedA family protein; this translates as MQEYLLSFQQLLDAEYLLSHGGFYIVCLIVFAETGLFFGFFLPGDYLLFLAGLFCAANKIDVDIVTLYFGILSAGILGNFAGYWFGYRTGPMLFKRKDSLLFKRKYVIMAEEFFQKYGGTALIIGRFVPIIRTFAPIFAGVVQLNFRKFVFYNVFGAFLWVSLLTLTGYYLGIKFPEIINYVEYIIVALIVIAFLPIVIALLKRWLKNRKTKKDEINKQ